A region from the Candidatus Rhabdochlamydia sp. T3358 genome encodes:
- a CDS encoding transposase produces MKNQEKYNREFKINTVKLSRESSKSMSEIAHDLGVAKSTLYAWIQEYKEHGEDSFPGSGILKPCNEELYRLKKQLADVTMERDILKKAVVDSTNQCNTSSSLSAGDKNFKVFLGLSFNSLAI; encoded by the coding sequence ATGAAAAATCAAGAAAAGTACAACCGTGAGTTTAAAATAAACACTGTAAAGCTAAGTCGAGAAAGCAGTAAGTCTATGAGCGAAATCGCTCATGATTTAGGTGTAGCCAAATCTACCCTTTACGCGTGGATCCAAGAGTATAAGGAGCATGGAGAAGACAGTTTCCCTGGATCTGGGATATTAAAGCCATGCAATGAAGAATTATATCGTTTAAAGAAGCAACTAGCTGACGTTACGATGGAGAGAGACATCCTAAAAAAAGCAGTTGTAGATTCAACTAATCAATGCAACACTTCTTCAAGTCTCTCTGCTGGAGATAAAAACTTCAAAGTTTTTCTCGGTCTCTCATTTAATTCTTTGGCAATTTGA